The Natronospira proteinivora genomic sequence TCCCCCGCAACGCCGAGGGCGAGGTCCAGTCCCTGGTGGTGCTGGCCCTGGGCAAGCTGGGCGGCCAGGAACTGAATTTCTCCTCCGATGTGGATCTTATCTTTGTCTTCCCCGAGGCCGGGGAGACCGACGGTGAGCGCTGCCTGGACAATGAGCCTTTCTTTGTCCGCCTGGGCCAGCAAATGATCCGGCTCTTGGATGAGACCACCGCCGACGGCCAGGTCTATCGCGTGGACATGCGTCTGCGCCCCTTCGGGGCCAGTGGGCCCCTGGTGATGAATTTCACCGGGGTGGAAACCTATTACCAGCTCCATGGCCGGGAATGGGAGCGCTATGCCCTGATCAAGGCCCGCCCGGTGGCGGGGGATATTGAAGCCGGCGAAGACTTGATGAAGACCTTGCGGCCCTTTGTATATCGCCGCTACCTGGATTACTCGGTCTTCGGCTCCCTGCGGGACATGAAACAAGGGATTCGCCGGGAGGTCCGCCGCAAGGGCCTGGAAGCTAACATCAAGCTGGGCCGAGGCGGGATCCGGGAGATCGAGTTCATCGCCCAGCTCTTTCAGTTGATTCGCGGCGGTCGTGAGCCGGCCCTTCAGAGCCGTCGTCTGCTGCCGGTGCTGGCGGCCATCGGTGAGCAGGGTCATCTGGAGAAGACCACGGTGGCCGAGCTGAGCCAGGCTTATGAATGTCTGCGCCGCCTGGAGAACCGTATTCAGGGCCTGCACGATGCCCAGACCCATGATCTGCCCCGGGATTCGGACGACCAGGCCCGCCTGTTGAAAGCCATGGACATGGCGGAATGGTCGGAACTGGAGGACAGGGTGGCGGCGGTTCGCCAGACCGTGGCGGCCGCCTTTGACGATGTCTTCGTGGGCCCGGCCTTACCGGAAGAGCAGCAAAGCGGCAATGCCTTCGCCGATCTCTGGCAGGACCGCCTGGATGAGGCGCCCGCCGACAAGCTACTGCGGCGAACCGGTTTCGAGGACCCGGCCCGGGCCCGCCAATTGCTGGCCAGTCTGCGTGAATCCCATCCGGTGCGTCGCATGGGCGAACGCGGGCGTCAACGCCTGGATCGCCTGCTGCCCTCGGTGCTGCACCTGGCCGCCGGCAAGGACAACGCCGTGGCCACCCTGCAGCAGATGTTGCAGGTGGTGGAGGCGATCGCCACCCGTACCGCTTACCTGGCCCTGCTGGTGGAAAACCCCCGGGCCCTGGAGCACCTGGGCCGCTTGTGTTCGGCCAGTCCCTGGGTGGCGGATCGGATTGCCCGCCACCCCCTGTTGCTGGATGAGCTGATTGATCCGCGCATCTTTCAGCAGGCCCCGGCCCCGGAGGACTATGCCCAGGAGCTGGATGCCCTGCTACGCCCGGCCGGCGAGGACCTGGAACGGCTCATGGATGGGCTGCGGGAGTTTCATCAGGCGGTGGTGCTTCGGATTGTGGCCGCCGATATCAACGGTACCCTGAGCGCCCGCCAGGCCAGTGATCGTTTGACCTTGCTGGCCGAGCTGATTCTCGACCGGGTCCAGTCCATTGCCCGGGCCGATCTGATCCGCCGCCATGGCCATCCCCGCTGCCAGGATCCCGAGCCCCGGGAGCCGGGTTTCATCACCGTGGCCTACGGCAAGCTGGGCAGCCATGAACTGGCCTATGGTTCCGATCTGGACCTGGTCTTTCTGCATGACAGTGCCGGCGAGGAACAGCAGACCGATGGCGAGCGTTGCCTGGATAACGGCCAGTTCTTCGCCCGCCTGGCCCAGCGGATTATCCACCAGCTGGCCACCCCCACCCCGGCGGGGGTGCTGTATGAAGTGGATACCCGCCTGCGGCCCAGCGGTGCATCCGGCTTGCTGGTGAGTGGACTGGCGGCCTTTGTCCAGTACCAGAGCGAGAAGGCCTGGACCTGGGAGCACCAGGCCTTGCTGCGGGCCCGGGCGGTGGCCGGGGAGGCCGGGCTGCGGGATCGTTTCGAGCAGGCCCGCCGGGAGATACTGGCCCGGCCCCGGGACGAGGCCGGGTTGCGGGACGATATTGTGGCCATGCGATCCCGCATGCTGGAAAGCCATGCCAGCGGCGAGGATGATCCCAAGCGGGATGCCGGCGGCCTGGTGGATATCGAGTTCCTGGCCCAGTACTGGGCCCTGCGCCATGCTGCGGACCACCCCGA encodes the following:
- the glnE gene encoding bifunctional [glutamate--ammonia ligase]-adenylyl-L-tyrosine phosphorylase/[glutamate--ammonia-ligase] adenylyltransferase, giving the protein MPQQLREDYPDLADKGLEHVLAVSPYIEHAFARDEGLAEWLLTADRLETVQSPEAIAERWAGLREMEQEADLMRALRRARNREMVLCLWRDLQGWASLAETLAALSATADTLISAAHDWAEAKLQARHGIPRNAEGEVQSLVVLALGKLGGQELNFSSDVDLIFVFPEAGETDGERCLDNEPFFVRLGQQMIRLLDETTADGQVYRVDMRLRPFGASGPLVMNFTGVETYYQLHGREWERYALIKARPVAGDIEAGEDLMKTLRPFVYRRYLDYSVFGSLRDMKQGIRREVRRKGLEANIKLGRGGIREIEFIAQLFQLIRGGREPALQSRRLLPVLAAIGEQGHLEKTTVAELSQAYECLRRLENRIQGLHDAQTHDLPRDSDDQARLLKAMDMAEWSELEDRVAAVRQTVAAAFDDVFVGPALPEEQQSGNAFADLWQDRLDEAPADKLLRRTGFEDPARARQLLASLRESHPVRRMGERGRQRLDRLLPSVLHLAAGKDNAVATLQQMLQVVEAIATRTAYLALLVENPRALEHLGRLCSASPWVADRIARHPLLLDELIDPRIFQQAPAPEDYAQELDALLRPAGEDLERLMDGLREFHQAVVLRIVAADINGTLSARQASDRLTLLAELILDRVQSIARADLIRRHGHPRCQDPEPREPGFITVAYGKLGSHELAYGSDLDLVFLHDSAGEEQQTDGERCLDNGQFFARLAQRIIHQLATPTPAGVLYEVDTRLRPSGASGLLVSGLAAFVQYQSEKAWTWEHQALLRARAVAGEAGLRDRFEQARREILARPRDEAGLRDDIVAMRSRMLESHASGEDDPKRDAGGLVDIEFLAQYWALRHAADHPEILARTSTIGLLEALAEAGCIERAQAETLAEAAEQLRAAIHARTLAGDRAIRQAESLAEVRSEVARIWDQTLV